In the Alkaliphilus oremlandii OhILAs genome, one interval contains:
- a CDS encoding polysaccharide deacetylase family protein, producing MKRLGKVFVMTLIVLSFMAAMPSIRGITQSFRENVNPEDRIEDRNKENEGSTSSDEGIKEDPKEEKEIDAKDEEDLSKDNSEQKEQVPPIEKERDSKSESDKTIFLTFDDGPSTLTPEILRILAENDVKATFFTIGKSVEKYPEIVKQTYKEGHMVLPHTYSHEYSIYTTLETYYEDLELAKSAIEKVLNIELPYIFRFAGGSSNESSFKYGGKQYMPKLTEDVKAKGYYYIDWNVSSGDASADYDNKEKMLHNVIEGTKNKNFVVALFHDTARNTKMAEALEEMIISLKGQGYTFRTFRDITQEELDTMVKLKISNKPIKR from the coding sequence GTGAAGAGATTAGGAAAAGTTTTTGTTATGACCCTTATTGTGTTATCATTTATGGCTGCAATGCCTTCTATTAGAGGTATCACACAATCTTTTAGAGAAAATGTAAATCCAGAGGATCGAATAGAAGATAGGAATAAAGAAAATGAAGGATCTACTTCTTCCGATGAAGGGATAAAGGAAGATCCCAAGGAAGAAAAAGAAATTGATGCGAAGGATGAAGAAGATTTAAGCAAAGACAATTCGGAGCAGAAGGAACAGGTACCGCCAATAGAAAAAGAAAGGGATAGCAAATCAGAATCAGATAAAACCATATTTTTAACCTTTGATGATGGACCTTCCACCTTGACTCCTGAAATTTTAAGAATATTAGCTGAGAATGATGTGAAAGCTACTTTTTTTACAATTGGAAAGTCTGTAGAAAAATATCCTGAGATCGTAAAACAAACCTACAAGGAAGGGCATATGGTTCTACCTCATACCTATAGCCATGAATACTCTATCTACACTACCTTAGAAACCTATTATGAGGATTTAGAGCTCGCAAAAAGTGCAATTGAAAAAGTATTAAATATAGAATTACCCTATATTTTTAGATTTGCAGGAGGATCTTCTAATGAGAGTTCTTTTAAGTATGGTGGAAAGCAATATATGCCGAAGCTAACAGAGGATGTGAAAGCCAAGGGATATTACTATATTGACTGGAATGTTTCATCAGGAGATGCTAGTGCTGACTATGACAACAAAGAAAAAATGCTGCATAACGTTATTGAGGGGACTAAAAACAAGAACTTTGTTGTGGCCTTATTTCACGATACTGCTAGGAATACTAAAATGGCAGAAGCTCTGGAAGAAATGATTATATCTTTAAAGGGGCAGGGATATACCTTTAGAACCTTTAGGGATATTACCCAAGAGGAATTGGATACGATGGTGAAGCTGAAAATATCCAATAAGCCCATAAAAAGATAG
- a CDS encoding cell wall hydrolase produces MKNMLERYKIQVIGAGLFVTIVTSSFLIGTELSKDHSPKKKVNAYSIADNKNKTEENKVEKEELLTLDTTAGEEQGNSVNSMDESKEKDAIKNREKDSKQEEMKTPVEKEQKKEKEASKAENHEAPSASNKGDKYTVKDGDSLFLIAEKANVSVEHLKEINNLSSDVIYENQILSVEGSANNATNQVVNRGNERNDDLYWLSRIIHAEAQGESYEGKVAVGNVIMNRVKSSLFPNTIKGVVFDKQNGYTQFSPVLDGSIYNSPDSDSINAANAVLNGERPVGDALYFLNPRKSTNFWIVQNRKHMKTIGLHDFYY; encoded by the coding sequence ATGAAAAATATGTTGGAAAGATATAAGATACAAGTTATTGGTGCAGGGTTATTTGTAACCATAGTAACATCATCCTTTTTAATAGGAACTGAGCTTTCAAAGGATCATAGTCCTAAGAAAAAGGTAAATGCCTATTCCATTGCTGATAATAAAAATAAAACAGAAGAGAATAAGGTAGAAAAAGAGGAGCTTCTGACGTTGGACACTACAGCAGGCGAGGAACAGGGAAATAGTGTAAATTCCATGGATGAAAGCAAAGAGAAGGATGCTATAAAAAATAGGGAAAAAGACTCTAAGCAGGAGGAGATGAAGACTCCGGTAGAGAAGGAACAAAAAAAAGAGAAGGAAGCTAGTAAAGCGGAGAACCATGAGGCGCCCTCTGCTTCAAATAAAGGTGATAAATATACAGTTAAGGATGGCGATAGTTTATTTCTAATTGCAGAGAAAGCAAATGTATCCGTAGAGCATTTGAAGGAGATCAATAACTTATCTTCCGATGTGATCTATGAAAATCAGATATTAAGTGTTGAAGGTTCCGCGAACAACGCTACCAATCAAGTTGTAAACAGAGGAAATGAACGAAATGATGATTTATATTGGTTAAGCAGAATCATTCATGCGGAGGCCCAAGGAGAGTCTTATGAAGGGAAGGTCGCTGTAGGAAATGTTATTATGAACAGAGTGAAAAGCTCCCTGTTCCCAAATACAATTAAAGGTGTTGTTTTTGACAAGCAAAATGGTTATACTCAATTTTCACCAGTGTTGGATGGCAGTATCTACAATTCTCCAGACTCAGATAGTATCAATGCAGCTAATGCTGTGTTAAATGGAGAAAGACCAGTTGGGGATGCACTATACTTCTTAAATCCAAGAAAATCTACAAATTTTTGGATTGTTCAAAATAGAAAACATATGAAAACCATCGGTTTACACGATTTTTATTATTAG
- a CDS encoding aspartate-semialdehyde dehydrogenase, with the protein MGLTIGIVGGTGAVGRKIIEVMKERNTPIDRLRIFASEKSAGKRFVFEHEEIEIELLTESVMKESYDYLLFSAGGSVSAKFAPIAAEAGNIVIDNSSQWRMTEGIPLVVPEVNGHVLKGYRGIIANPNCSTIQMVMVLNPLHKEYRLERVVVSTYQAVSGSGYAAIEELKNQIENEDYPNKVYTRKIAGNCIPHIDVFHENGFTKEELKMVYETHKILEDDRMEINPTAVRVPVFYSHSESIYLEFEKVPSIESVRNILSNTKGIILEDEPPINQYPTPIEVANRDPVYVGRIRRDLFNPRGLSLWVVADNLRKGAATNAVQIMEAIENFK; encoded by the coding sequence ATGGGGTTAACCATAGGAATTGTGGGGGGTACAGGAGCAGTCGGTAGAAAAATCATAGAGGTCATGAAGGAGAGAAACACTCCGATAGACAGATTGCGAATATTTGCTTCAGAAAAATCTGCAGGTAAGCGATTCGTATTTGAACATGAAGAGATAGAGATTGAGTTATTGACAGAAAGCGTAATGAAAGAATCCTATGATTACTTGTTATTTTCTGCCGGTGGATCCGTATCCGCTAAGTTTGCGCCCATTGCGGCAGAAGCAGGAAACATCGTCATAGACAACTCATCGCAATGGAGAATGACGGAAGGAATACCGTTGGTAGTACCTGAAGTCAATGGCCATGTGCTAAAGGGGTATCGGGGAATTATTGCAAACCCCAACTGCTCTACCATACAAATGGTTATGGTACTAAATCCGCTACACAAGGAATATCGTCTAGAAAGGGTTGTAGTCTCTACGTATCAAGCTGTATCTGGAAGTGGATACGCTGCAATTGAAGAACTGAAAAACCAGATAGAAAACGAAGATTATCCGAACAAAGTATATACGAGAAAAATTGCAGGGAATTGTATTCCTCATATCGATGTATTTCATGAGAATGGATTTACAAAGGAAGAGCTTAAAATGGTTTATGAGACGCATAAAATCTTAGAAGATGATCGGATGGAGATCAACCCTACTGCCGTAAGAGTTCCAGTTTTTTATAGTCATAGCGAATCCATATACTTAGAGTTTGAAAAAGTACCAAGCATAGAATCGGTTAGAAATATATTAAGCAATACGAAGGGGATCATTCTTGAAGATGAACCACCAATCAATCAATATCCTACGCCTATAGAAGTTGCAAATAGAGATCCTGTTTATGTAGGAAGAATTAGAAGAGACTTATTCAATCCAAGGGGATTGTCTTTATGGGTGGTGGCAGACAATTTAAGAAAAGGTGCAGCGACTAATGCTGTTCAGATTATGGAAGCCATTGAAAATTTTAAATAG
- the dapA gene encoding 4-hydroxy-tetrahydrodipicolinate synthase encodes MFKGAGVAIVTPFKEGKIDFAAFEKLIDFHLENNTQALIVLGTTGEASTQTMEEREALIRLAVQRVEGRIPVIVGTGSNCTDTALQYTRQAEDLGADGILVVTPYYNKCTQKGLIEHFTQIANATKLPVILYNVPSRTGVNILPETVATMSKVENVIGIKEAGGNTAQVLEIKRLVPEDFKIYSGNDDQIIPIYACGGHGVISVASNVIPKEIQEMCAAFMEGNVEKALEIQLLYKKFIDLLFCEVNPIPVKAAVSALGYIENELRLPLTPMEEVNRKKLMDEMKKQNII; translated from the coding sequence ATGTTTAAGGGAGCAGGAGTTGCTATTGTAACGCCTTTTAAAGAAGGAAAAATTGATTTTGCGGCATTTGAGAAATTGATTGATTTTCATTTAGAAAACAATACGCAAGCTTTAATCGTGTTGGGGACAACGGGGGAGGCCTCTACACAAACCATGGAGGAAAGAGAAGCATTGATCCGATTGGCTGTTCAAAGAGTCGAAGGTAGAATTCCAGTTATTGTAGGTACCGGTTCCAACTGCACAGATACAGCCTTACAGTATACAAGACAAGCAGAAGATCTCGGTGCAGACGGTATTTTGGTTGTAACGCCATATTATAACAAATGCACGCAGAAAGGCCTGATAGAGCACTTTACTCAAATAGCAAATGCTACAAAATTACCTGTGATCTTATATAATGTACCGTCTAGAACCGGCGTAAACATTCTACCGGAAACGGTTGCGACAATGAGTAAAGTTGAAAACGTAATCGGAATTAAAGAAGCTGGCGGCAATACTGCTCAAGTGTTGGAAATAAAGAGATTGGTACCAGAAGATTTTAAGATTTATTCTGGCAATGATGATCAGATCATACCGATTTATGCATGTGGTGGTCATGGTGTTATTTCTGTGGCTTCCAACGTTATCCCTAAGGAAATCCAAGAAATGTGCGCCGCATTCATGGAGGGAAATGTAGAGAAAGCATTGGAAATTCAGCTTTTATATAAAAAATTTATAGATTTGTTATTCTGCGAAGTAAATCCAATACCGGTCAAAGCAGCGGTGAGTGCTCTGGGGTATATTGAAAATGAATTAAGACTTCCGTTAACGCCTATGGAAGAGGTAAACAGGAAGAAACTAATGGATGAAATGAAGAAACAAAATATTATTTAG
- the dapB gene encoding 4-hydroxy-tetrahydrodipicolinate reductase produces the protein MDLLIYGVNGHMGSLIKNLAEKDSYWRVIGGVDSEMSDDPMNNRYDVVVDFSHPSALQDVLQLCKEKKIPLVIGTTGFSKEQLEDIKFASAKIPILQSTNMSLGMNLLFRLVEQTAAVLKDKSDIEVIESHHNRKKDAPSGSARTIVESIEKGLGEEKKHQHGRVGECPREKGEIGIHAIRGGNIVGYHEANFINDLETIKIVHEAHNRSVFAQGALDAAKFIMDQEPGLYTMKDLLNLMV, from the coding sequence ATGGATTTATTGATTTATGGTGTAAATGGTCATATGGGAAGTCTAATAAAAAATTTAGCCGAAAAAGATTCCTACTGGAGAGTAATCGGTGGTGTGGATTCGGAGATGTCCGATGATCCTATGAACAATCGATACGATGTAGTCGTAGATTTTTCGCATCCATCTGCTCTACAGGATGTATTGCAGCTTTGTAAGGAAAAGAAAATACCTTTGGTCATTGGCACAACAGGATTTAGTAAGGAACAGTTAGAGGACATAAAGTTTGCTTCTGCTAAAATACCCATACTACAGTCCACCAATATGTCTTTGGGAATGAACTTGCTATTTAGGCTTGTAGAGCAGACGGCGGCCGTATTGAAGGATAAGTCAGATATTGAAGTTATTGAATCTCACCATAACCGAAAAAAGGATGCACCATCTGGAAGTGCAAGAACCATTGTTGAATCCATTGAAAAGGGTCTAGGAGAAGAGAAAAAACATCAACATGGTAGGGTTGGTGAATGTCCTAGAGAAAAGGGAGAGATCGGTATCCATGCAATTCGTGGTGGTAATATCGTTGGATATCATGAGGCGAATTTTATTAATGATCTGGAAACCATAAAAATAGTTCATGAAGCACACAATCGATCTGTTTTTGCACAAGGAGCCTTGGATGCAGCGAAATTTATAATGGATCAAGAGCCGGGACTGTATACGATGAAGGATTTATTAAATTTAATGGTATAA
- a CDS encoding dicarboxylate/amino acid:cation symporter: MKKLGLLPRLLIGIVIGILIGATKIEILTRLLMTFSGIFGEFLNYIIPLLIIAFVAPGIAELGDKAGRLLGITAGLAYISTVIAGTMAYLIATAVLPILVPSGANIGTGGIEISAIFTLQIPPILPVMSALITAFLLGLGMAAIKSTYMIHLMKEFEGIISKVIDHIIIPLLPIYIAGIFANMAYTGEVMATMSVFGKVFLLVIAMHILIIVIQFIIAGSISSRNPFASIKNMLPAYFTAIGTQSSAATIPVTVASAKKNGVSDEVAEFAVPLCATIHLSGSTITITTCALAVILIQGTTVGFGQIFPFVLMLGVTMVAAPGVPGGAIMAALGLLSTMLGFTEAQLGLMMALYIAQDSFGTACNVTGDAAIAMIVDRFAKKS; the protein is encoded by the coding sequence ATGAAGAAATTAGGATTATTACCGAGATTACTGATCGGTATTGTGATCGGTATTTTAATTGGAGCAACAAAGATTGAAATACTCACGAGGTTATTGATGACATTCAGTGGTATCTTTGGTGAATTTTTAAATTATATAATCCCTTTGCTAATTATAGCATTCGTTGCACCAGGGATTGCAGAACTTGGTGATAAAGCTGGAAGGCTTTTAGGAATTACTGCAGGGTTGGCTTATATATCGACCGTAATCGCAGGGACTATGGCCTATTTGATCGCCACAGCGGTATTGCCGATACTCGTTCCCAGTGGAGCCAATATCGGGACAGGTGGAATTGAGATCTCTGCCATATTCACTCTACAGATTCCACCGATTCTGCCAGTAATGAGCGCACTGATCACCGCCTTTTTATTGGGATTGGGGATGGCTGCTATTAAGAGCACCTATATGATTCATCTGATGAAGGAATTTGAGGGAATCATCAGTAAAGTCATCGATCATATCATTATTCCTTTATTGCCGATTTATATCGCAGGTATATTCGCCAACATGGCCTATACGGGAGAAGTTATGGCCACAATGTCTGTGTTTGGCAAAGTATTTCTATTGGTCATCGCTATGCATATTCTAATTATCGTCATACAGTTTATTATAGCCGGTTCCATCTCTAGCCGGAATCCTTTTGCATCCATTAAAAATATGCTACCAGCTTATTTTACTGCCATAGGGACTCAATCTTCTGCTGCGACCATTCCTGTAACTGTTGCTTCAGCTAAAAAGAATGGTGTCAGTGATGAAGTAGCAGAATTTGCTGTACCGTTATGTGCAACCATCCACTTGTCGGGGAGTACGATCACCATTACGACCTGTGCCCTTGCAGTGATATTGATACAGGGTACAACCGTAGGATTTGGGCAAATATTTCCTTTCGTATTAATGTTGGGTGTGACCATGGTAGCGGCTCCAGGGGTACCAGGGGGAGCGATTATGGCTGCACTTGGGCTTTTATCAACAATGCTTGGCTTTACTGAAGCTCAGCTTGGACTAATGATGGCTTTGTATATCGCTCAGGATAGCTTTGGAACGGCTTGCAATGTAACTGGGGATGCTGCAATCGCCATGATTGTAGATCGATTTGCAAAAAAATCTTAG
- the pepF gene encoding oligoendopeptidase F, which translates to MASENKKQKVSSLERNEIDKAFKWDIEKMYQNEALWKKDYDTVKELIAEFVQYKGKLKDCKNLLKALSLYETLVEKTNKLYVYATMKRDEDNRNAKHQGLADNAQSLYTRMGSSVAFFVPEILSISEEDIQEFYRKETGLKKYQHYLDEILRHKSHVLSAAEEEIVAQAGEVANGPRDIFTMLNNADMKFPTIIDQSGVEVEVTHGNFIQLLENPDRRVREDAFSALYSTYESYKNTLATVFSSSLKKDNFLAKVKKHKNSMSAALFNTNIPEEVYHNLIGVIHNHLHLMHRYVNLRKRMLGLDELHMYDLYTPMVQNIDMQIPYEEAKELLVKGLSPLGEAYTNILKSGFRDRWVDVYENTGKTSGAYSWGTYDSYPFILMSYKDNVNSMFTLAHEMGHSIHSYYTCKNQPFIYSDYKTFVAEVASTVNEALLMDYMLKNTKETNERMYLLNYYLEQFRTTVYRQTMFAEFEKITHEKISMGEALTAEDLNKIYRDLNIKYYGNDIIVDSHIDIEWARIPHFYNSFYVFQYATGYSAAIALSKKILMEGENAVQQYIEFLKSGSSDYSINVLKNAGVDMSSPAPIESALKVFEDLLTEMEEIAFKTK; encoded by the coding sequence ATGGCTAGTGAAAATAAAAAACAGAAGGTAAGCAGTTTGGAAAGAAATGAAATAGACAAAGCATTTAAATGGGACATAGAAAAGATGTACCAAAATGAGGCACTATGGAAAAAAGACTATGATACTGTGAAGGAACTGATAGCAGAATTTGTTCAATATAAGGGAAAACTGAAGGATTGTAAAAATCTACTGAAGGCATTGAGCCTATATGAAACCTTAGTTGAAAAAACGAATAAGCTCTATGTGTATGCGACTATGAAAAGAGATGAAGACAATAGAAACGCGAAGCACCAAGGTCTCGCTGATAATGCACAAAGTTTATATACGAGGATGGGAAGTTCCGTGGCCTTTTTTGTTCCAGAGATTCTAAGTATTTCTGAAGAGGATATTCAGGAATTTTATCGTAAGGAAACTGGTCTAAAGAAATATCAGCATTACCTCGATGAAATATTGAGACACAAAAGTCATGTACTTTCAGCAGCAGAAGAAGAAATTGTGGCCCAAGCAGGTGAAGTTGCAAATGGACCGAGAGATATTTTTACCATGTTGAATAATGCAGATATGAAGTTTCCAACCATAATAGACCAATCTGGGGTAGAAGTAGAAGTCACCCATGGAAACTTTATACAGCTTCTGGAAAATCCAGATCGAAGGGTAAGAGAAGATGCTTTTTCAGCACTGTATAGTACATACGAAAGCTATAAAAATACTTTAGCAACTGTATTTTCATCCAGCTTAAAGAAAGATAATTTCTTGGCAAAAGTAAAAAAACACAAAAACTCAATGAGTGCCGCTTTATTTAATACCAATATACCGGAAGAGGTATATCACAATTTAATAGGGGTCATTCATAATCATCTACATTTAATGCATCGATATGTAAATCTAAGAAAGAGAATGCTAGGATTAGACGAACTCCATATGTACGATTTATATACCCCCATGGTTCAAAATATAGACATGCAGATTCCCTACGAGGAAGCGAAAGAATTGCTGGTAAAAGGATTATCTCCACTTGGAGAAGCATATACAAACATACTGAAATCTGGGTTTAGAGACAGATGGGTGGATGTATATGAAAATACAGGCAAAACCAGTGGGGCCTATTCATGGGGTACCTACGATAGCTACCCGTTTATCCTCATGAGCTATAAGGACAATGTAAACAGCATGTTTACTCTAGCTCATGAAATGGGTCATTCAATCCATAGCTACTATACTTGTAAAAATCAGCCTTTCATTTATTCTGATTATAAGACCTTCGTGGCAGAAGTCGCTTCTACTGTAAATGAGGCACTGCTGATGGACTATATGTTAAAAAATACGAAAGAGACCAATGAAAGGATGTATTTATTAAACTATTATTTAGAGCAATTTAGAACAACGGTTTATCGACAGACCATGTTTGCGGAATTCGAGAAAATCACCCATGAAAAGATTTCCATGGGAGAAGCGTTGACGGCAGAGGATCTAAATAAAATTTACCGCGATTTAAATATAAAATATTATGGCAATGATATTATCGTAGATAGTCATATTGATATAGAGTGGGCCAGAATTCCACATTTTTATAACAGCTTCTATGTGTTTCAATATGCTACTGGATATTCTGCTGCCATTGCATTGTCTAAGAAGATATTAATGGAAGGAGAAAATGCAGTTCAGCAATATATTGAGTTCTTAAAGAGTGGCAGCTCCGACTATTCCATCAATGTACTTAAAAATGCTGGTGTTGATATGTCATCTCCTGCGCCAATAGAATCGGCATTAAAGGTATTTGAAGACTTACTCACTGAAATGGAAGAAATTGCATTCAAAACAAAATAA
- a CDS encoding NAD(+)/NADH kinase — translation MESTKTVNIVHNNEKLSVDTAKDLKAKLISSGYKVSNTFDDLADLIICIGGDGTFLRALRGHDFPSIPVVGINTGHLGFFTEITPNEIDTFISKYNANDYSIQQFTPMEATVCTRNDCKEVKSINEIVIKGNKSRTIHLDIYVNNNLVQHFSGDGILIATSTGSTAYNYSSGGSIVDPSLNVLQITPLAPINTNAYRSFTSSIILPADAMIRVHPEYHFEDSLLIVSDGLEHRHSGITQIDINLSDQKINMVRLESYEFWSRVTSKFL, via the coding sequence ATGGAGTCTACTAAAACTGTGAATATTGTACATAACAATGAAAAGTTATCTGTAGATACTGCAAAGGATTTAAAGGCCAAATTAATTTCCTCTGGGTATAAAGTCAGCAATACCTTCGATGATCTTGCAGATTTGATTATTTGTATCGGTGGGGATGGTACATTTTTAAGAGCTTTAAGAGGCCATGACTTTCCTAGCATCCCTGTCGTCGGTATCAACACTGGCCATCTGGGCTTTTTTACAGAGATTACGCCCAATGAAATCGATACTTTTATTTCTAAATACAATGCAAATGACTACAGCATCCAGCAATTTACGCCGATGGAAGCCACCGTCTGCACTAGAAACGATTGTAAAGAAGTGAAGTCCATTAATGAAATTGTGATCAAAGGCAATAAGTCTCGAACCATTCATTTAGATATTTATGTCAACAATAATTTGGTGCAACATTTTAGTGGTGATGGCATATTGATCGCTACCTCTACGGGAAGTACCGCCTATAACTATTCCTCAGGAGGTTCTATTGTAGACCCCAGTTTAAATGTATTACAGATCACGCCACTAGCACCCATCAATACCAATGCTTACCGTTCCTTTACGTCTAGTATTATTCTACCTGCCGATGCAATGATCCGAGTCCATCCAGAATACCACTTCGAGGATTCTCTTCTGATTGTCAGCGATGGCTTAGAGCATCGACATAGTGGTATCACTCAGATTGATATCAATCTATCAGATCAGAAAATCAATATGGTTCGACTAGAAAGCTACGAATTCTGGAGCAGAGTTACAAGTAAATTTTTATAA
- a CDS encoding RluA family pseudouridine synthase, translating into MIVEEKQKENMIIYEAENDDAGKELKKILKNKLDFSSRLLARVKRGKTIFVNGEYLKYHETINAGDEIKIVMEDEPNHFTLQDVPFEAVYEDVDLILVNKEPGIVTHPTKSHPDWTIANGAALYLKSKGIDCKVRFVNRLDMDTSGLLIIAKNAYAHHVLSEQMQEDRIEKKYIAFVWGVIKEDEGRIEAPIYRTTMDSIKRVVDERGQESITEFKVLERYKNATMVEVKLLTGRTHQIRVHMEHLGHPLIGDTLYGKEDAELIDRQALHAEYLRFWQPRFKRAIEVKADLPADLLSLRDKLKEM; encoded by the coding sequence ATGATAGTAGAAGAAAAACAAAAAGAAAACATGATCATATATGAAGCAGAAAATGATGATGCAGGAAAAGAATTAAAGAAGATTCTAAAAAACAAATTAGATTTTTCCAGTAGGCTATTAGCTCGGGTAAAGCGTGGAAAAACCATCTTTGTCAATGGGGAATATTTAAAATATCATGAGACAATCAATGCTGGCGATGAAATTAAAATTGTTATGGAGGATGAACCGAACCACTTTACCCTACAAGACGTTCCCTTTGAAGCAGTCTACGAGGATGTAGATCTAATCTTGGTAAATAAAGAGCCGGGTATTGTAACACATCCAACAAAAAGTCATCCTGATTGGACCATTGCAAATGGGGCAGCATTGTACTTGAAGAGTAAAGGAATCGACTGTAAGGTAAGGTTTGTAAACCGATTGGATATGGATACTTCTGGCTTACTGATTATCGCTAAGAATGCCTATGCGCACCACGTCCTTTCAGAGCAAATGCAGGAGGATCGAATTGAAAAGAAATATATTGCCTTCGTTTGGGGCGTAATAAAGGAAGATGAAGGAAGAATTGAGGCACCGATTTATAGAACCACCATGGATTCTATCAAAAGAGTGGTAGATGAAAGAGGGCAGGAATCCATTACAGAATTTAAGGTGTTGGAAAGATATAAGAATGCCACCATGGTAGAAGTAAAGCTACTAACTGGAAGGACACACCAAATTAGAGTTCATATGGAACATTTAGGTCATCCCTTAATAGGGGATACGCTTTACGGTAAAGAGGATGCAGAGCTTATTGATCGCCAGGCACTCCATGCAGAGTACCTTCGCTTCTGGCAACCGAGATTTAAAAGAGCTATAGAAGTGAAGGCAGACCTGCCGGCAGATTTATTAAGCCTTAGGGATAAATTAAAAGAAATGTAG
- a CDS encoding nucleoid-associated protein: MRETSSVILHKVIIHVLDRSMDTPLFTDYEQEVTEEIHELLEKHIVRSLKDDENRIAKFISGPNIVRDHCDAMLYDEDDFIESSKKIADHLFNAMKRHGNISSCDLVICIYSVDNVKYVALLKMDYRKSYIHNVEYIDDKFKVSIMPQEIGLPGVGQRLQKCAFIKLYEANEEYDLVILDKQQSSEEGNEVANFFEKDFLNSNILVDSKDKTKMFKNMTEKWVRSQLRQDIEQATKVREILSDNLKKEEEISIRSFVEEAMEGNEEIQSNFVDHLNSNGFQVTSFEVNKPWVEKKLKKKAIKTDTGFEIKNDRECFDDNLKYHVKRNGDGTVDIIIKNVTFFVEK, from the coding sequence ATGAGAGAAACAAGCAGTGTTATTCTGCATAAGGTGATTATCCATGTGTTGGACAGATCCATGGATACACCTTTGTTTACGGATTATGAGCAGGAAGTTACAGAAGAGATTCACGAGCTTTTAGAAAAACATATTGTACGTTCTTTAAAGGATGATGAAAATAGAATTGCTAAATTTATCAGTGGTCCCAATATTGTACGAGATCATTGCGATGCCATGCTGTACGACGAGGATGATTTTATAGAGAGCTCGAAGAAGATCGCCGATCATTTATTTAACGCGATGAAAAGACATGGCAATATTTCTTCCTGCGACCTAGTAATCTGCATTTATTCCGTGGATAATGTAAAATACGTTGCTCTACTGAAAATGGATTATAGAAAATCTTATATCCACAATGTGGAGTATATCGATGATAAATTTAAGGTTTCAATCATGCCTCAAGAAATCGGTTTGCCAGGAGTGGGGCAGCGATTACAAAAATGTGCATTTATAAAGCTATATGAAGCCAATGAAGAGTACGATTTGGTAATATTAGATAAGCAGCAATCTTCTGAGGAAGGAAACGAAGTCGCTAATTTCTTTGAAAAGGACTTTTTAAATAGCAATATTCTTGTAGATAGTAAAGATAAAACAAAGATGTTTAAGAATATGACGGAAAAATGGGTTCGAAGCCAGTTGAGACAGGACATCGAACAAGCTACAAAGGTTCGAGAAATTTTGTCCGACAATCTAAAAAAGGAAGAGGAAATCAGTATTCGCTCTTTCGTTGAAGAGGCTATGGAAGGCAATGAGGAAATACAAAGTAATTTTGTAGACCATCTGAACAGCAATGGATTTCAGGTGACCAGCTTTGAAGTCAATAAGCCTTGGGTAGAAAAGAAGCTGAAGAAAAAAGCAATAAAGACAGATACTGGATTTGAGATTAAAAATGATCGAGAGTGCTTCGATGACAATCTGAAGTACCATGTGAAGCGAAATGGCGATGGCACCGTCGATATCATCATAAAGAACGTCACATTCTTTGTAGAAAAATAG